aacgttgagatttcagcttttctgatttttactattctaatgtttcaatataatttgaatatttcgtttgttttgaaatataatggtttaaaagtattttttgtttaactatataaattgtttttatattttaatgtaactttatatttattggatattgtgtggccaattaaattatgtaaattactgtgtaattgattaaatttataaattaaatgacagttttctaaagtaatatcttttaaatattacagattttaactaaaactgattacattttgaaataaatagcttaatctataaactaactctatatagatatgaggacaaaattgtaaagtggCATCACCTTGAATTTCTCTTATTATGTGCATTATTAATTAGAGTgagataatcaacatctaatattatgttactctCAAAATGGTCGAACTGGACATTGTAATTGGAGAACGAAAACCaacaaaaatcaaccgaagacttttaagatatatgaaacaaaaattagaaatacaaattctctgcaattaaagaataaggcaataaaattgtaaaaatacaaaaaatacaaaaaataaaaacagaaagaaaaatttagtaaaataaaatcataatataatttccataattgatagtgctcagttatactaaaaagtctaaatttacaacatacacagttttatATACATCTTTATatctattatctaattaaaatgattctaaaaagaAGTGTCAgcatgaaaatttagaaaatatacaataaaatataaattataacgttaaaaatatattatcaccgatcactaaaaaatcatgttagtagtaataaaaatgaaatgacaacacatttattaaaactatagaACGGCACGCAACaaggtgttattaaatatacaaactacaaattaaatatgctcaacgcaaacacacataaaaatgagacattatatttggatatatttaaataaataattttaaactaaataattgtgttacatataatagaaatacttacttcaaactaaaaatatataaaaaaatcaaatttaaaaattagttatatataatttaatatacaaaaattcacatacaaataaaaatggtaaatgtaacaaattaaaatatattatccgcgcgtagcgcggagaaaGGATCTAGTACTACTATAATAATAACTAAAGAAAGATACAGCAGCACAGCGTAAATGTGAAACAACAGATTAATTATAATGCAAAAAGGGAAAAAAGACACCAAGTGGGGACTTCGAACTCAAGTACGCTGGTGTTGACCAGGGCATCATTACCAACTGCTCTACCAAAACTATGAGTAAATTTATATAACTAAGAAACATTTATAAGTAGTCGGAGGCACGTGCCCCCGTACCTGACACTGTAGATCCGCCCCTGTTAAAGACACATGTTTAACTCATGGTGGAAGTCAGTCTACGGACGAATTTTCTCTTGGACATTCAAATAGACCGAAAACAATAGTCCATATCTGCATGACCAGTAGAGATTGAACTTCGGGTTTACTGTATCAGATTTCCCTCAAGTGCGTCTGGCCTACAACCACGTGGTTTATTGCTTAAAGAGTTTTCATGCAGTTTTGCTATGAACTAAATTAAATCAACGCCTAACTGAATTAGTTTAAtcgaaaatttataaaatttgggtTCActcttttttctaaaaatagggTTCATACATAGTAAGATCTAAATATTTTTACGGAACTAcctaaaactaaagaaaaacaaGCTGAATTAAACcgtgaatattatttttataagaacAATGTCATTTAGAAGAATAACTTCCATTTTGTATTATTTGCAGATATAATCATTCGCCTAGTTAGCTCACACCAGTCACCGTATGGTCCTCTTAAATTTATGCGACGGTGCAAGTATTTATTATTGTCGTTGATAGGAGTGAGACATAGGATAGCGATGCTACCAAAGATCTTACTAAACACATGTCCCTGTTTGTCATTAACTCTCCATTTCCATGCAACGCAAAGACAAATTTCCAACCTATATCTTCTTATATTTACTGCTTCTTTCGATTAATCATCAATCACACTAGCTATGTACTATAGTATATACTAACTCCACATTACATCAATTCCACATTAGATCAATTTTGTTTGACACAAACAGTCAATATACCTTATATAATAAACCACAGAGTGAATAGATACTTATACTAAACATGCATTCAGTATTCCTGTTTTGTTTTGGTCAAATGTATTCAGTATTCCTATTTTCACAATATgtagatatatatgtataagaaagattttgaagaaaatggtGATAATGACGAAGATGTCTCAATAAATACTAATAATTGAAATATGTGTTAGTGGTCCAATTAAGTTCAACCTCGGAAGTCATAGATTCGAGTGCCGGTGAGAAGTGATTATCTTGAGGGATTTTTGGATCCAATACAGAGAAGTCTGCTAACGTGTGGCTACTGGTAGAATTTACATGGGGTGATCACCAGCCTTCATGGATGCCTTGGCGGGATTCCTGGCTAAGTTCTGGTGGATGGTCATTGGCGCTAATTAGATCATCTTGAGGTTCCAGATACCAAGatcataagaaaataataataattgaaaattCAATATGCTTGTATTTTATAAGCACCAAGAtggtcaagaaaaagaaaaaatgaagagCCCCATCACTAAATGAGAATACtgtattgacaaaaaaaaatgaggatGCTGTTGTTGGCTAcgattaaaaagatatatagaagtaaatattttagtttacagTGTATGACTATAAACCAAGTGAAGAGGAGTTTGACTTTGACCACATCAGAATCTTTATTACGAACCCAACGCTTCTCAATGCAAAGATGCACATGTATGATGCATCCAACCAGCCAAACATATGCATATGTGATTAATGTTTTTGAGCTTCTACTCCACGTATACGATTGATTGTACTAccatcataatatattttcaagatACCCTAGcaaaatctattaaaaacatGTGcattttcaaaacttcaaattaacCGCTTAATGGTACAACTACAAGATAATCAccaatttttgtaaaattatgattttataattttaaaattaggatTGTAGTGTTTTTAATGAAACTTCAGACTGATCTATGTGACATGCAAACAATTGAATATTCAAGCAATTTAATCATTTAGAGTAGCTGAAACAGGGAACAACAAAGATCGTATATGGTGCTATTCGAATTGTGGTCTAGATCCACATAGGATATCAAAGTATAatttattagggttttaaatTTAGTAGCATTTAAAACCACCATtttcaacaaacaaacaaaaagtttattattggTTTTTACCTGCTGTATTCACCTGTTTTGCccgttttctttttatttttgtacataTTTTACTTACATTACCTTTTCATTGATCACTCGACCATTACAATATAACTTGTTTTGCTCTCACCATTGAAGCGGTGGTTCTATGCTTGGCTCTTTTACTCGTTCgtgaaatttgaaaaattctaACAACAAAACAATAATCGTAGGTGCATATTAACatttaaccaaaaataaataaataataatcgtAGGTGCTCATTTGTAAATTAGAAGATAAATAAAGATGGAAAATTCGTACCTATTACGATCGCTTTATAGATATCTCATCTTGTTCAATCAATCATTTCGAGGTGtgttatttcattaaaattatggaaaggtACATTATATGAATCCAATAAGTAACATTACTTTCAGTCACTTTTTAACATTTCGTAGGTTGCATCATGTCTAAATCATTCTTAGAacaatgactaaaatatatttttggcatACAGATGTcttcaaaacacacacacacaaatgtTTAGAGTTCCATTGTCCACACAATAATAGTTGGAGATAGATATgatgcaaaaacaaaaaaaaaagttggataTCTCAAGCGAGATCACTGATTAAGATATTGATATGGAGAAGGCACATTAAATTATCATTTAACGGAGAACACCGACAATAACCACATAGAGAGGAAGGTGATAAGGTACGAAGAACTGAACCATCGCAGAAGAGTACTGATGAGTACTCAATAATCCAATtctacaattatttttaaaatataaacccCACCGTCGTTTTCTTGTTTCCCTCAATTATTTCACAACGTCTCTATGctctctaaatttttttttaatctattctTCATATCCAACAAACCACAAGGTATGGaagcaaagaaaacaaaatggaGTATATACAAAACCCTAATGAACTTATATTAATTGGATAAAACAAGATTGGTTTTGTTATGTGAATGAAATGTATGAGGTTTGGTCCATTACAATCAAGAtggataacatatataatatgaaaaggAATTAAAATGAAGATGGATCTTGAAATGAACCACCAACTACAATGTCTTATTCTGAGTTAAGTTAATCAAACAGATAAAGTAACCAATAGCATCGTTAATTATATCGGATGTTTGGATCACACTGGCAATTCTAAGACAAAACAgtagattaaattttttttttaaatgtctaGAAAgacaagaacaacaaaacatatatgGATGCATCAAACTAGATCTCGAGACTACTAACCATATTCTTCTGCATCATCGAGTTCTTGCAATGAGCAATAGCTCCTTGAATAGCACTCTGCAGCTCTTCCATCGAAGAAGACATACTGTTGTTGATGCTGCTGCTGCAgctacctcctcctcctccttgacCCGGAAACCCGCCACGTGTCAGCACGCCGGAGTGACTCGGAGATGACCTCATCGACGACGGACAGCTCGCCGCGCATCGTCCTCGCTTCGTGTATTTCATCAGGTTTCCTGAGAAAGAGATAGATAGCCCTCCGCTGCTGGAGCCAGCCGCCGGAATGGCGGTGGAGGAGGCGACGGCGGAGGTGCCTCGGATGTTGCCGGAATGTTTGAGAGATGATTGCTCTGTTTTCGAAGATGCGACGGTGGTGGTGCTCTGTTTCTGAGATAGCTTGTCGTATAAAGGTTTGACCTTTTTCATGTATTTGCGGATAACCTCTTTCGCCGTGGAGCTCATTCTCTTCACCGACGACGGAGCTGCGGCGGAGACGGTTTTGTGTTCTTTCTTGAAAACAGCGGAGAATCTAGAGAGTGAGAAACCACCGCTAGTGTTCTTCTTCGTCGGCTTAAAGAACGAATCTTCCTCATCCGTTACAGAGCTAGGACGGGAAGAGTCGCAGCCATCGAGCGGCGGAGGGCGGAGGAGAGGGAAAGAGGCCGTGGAATCAGTGGAGGAGGAAGATTCGGTGGAGTCACGTGCCGCGGAGGAAGAGGAAGTGTAGTCAGAGGAGGAAGTAGAAGAACAGAGTGTACGGACGAGAGAGAGACGAGGGGAGAGCTGAAGAGGGAGAAGCTGGCCTTTGTAGAAGAGCTCATCGGCGGGGCAAAGCGAAGAAGAAGCTTTTCGTGGAGAGATTGAGACGTTGAACTCAAACTCCGATGAAGATGACGACGGAGACGAGTGAGAACGCGGTGGAGAGGGACGTGGACGTGGTTGACGTCTCATCGCGCTCTTAGAGCAAGTCCATCAATGAACCCCCTCTTGGGGTTCATAAgtattgtttattaatttaatggTGGGGCCTGAATAGTGATGAACCCGGATCAATACTGCTTCTCCATCAATGAACCTGAAAGTGAgtttataagaataaaataatattatttatttgagaaaaaaagttaatttttttgttttttgaaaagtgaatatttaatataatgaGAATTGTATTCAATCAAATGGAAATAaatttggtttttaaatttagaaaagTGAATATTCAATATAATGGAATAAAGTTTGGTTTTATTCAATTcatcaaatttttataatatttcttaaaagtttttattcaatacattgAGAATTCATGAACATACAAAGATTATTCATCATGATTACCATATTTTTCCCAAacattttcaactaaatcagctttcaaacgcTCATGTAAATGTGGATCTCGAATTTGATTGCGAATGGTAAGCATAGGGACATTGACACTTTCTCTACTTTTCACCTTCGAACTTCGACTAGACTCTCCAGACTCGAACTCAGATGTATCAATTTGAATGTATCCGTGTCGCTCGTCCTccactatcatattgtgcaatatgacacaagtTCTCATTATCTTTCCTATCTTCTCCTTGTCCCATAGTAGAGCTGGGTTCTTAACAATTGCAAACCTcgattgcaatactccaaaagcccgttcgacatcttttctggtgGATTCTTGACGTTCAGCAAATAACTCTGCTTTTGGACCTTGAGGGAGTTtgatggattggataaatgttgcccAATTAGGATAAATTCCGTCGGTAAGATAGTAGGCCatacgataagtgtggttgttgaccttgaacttaactttaggggctcgaccttgtaaaatgtcatcaaaaactggtgaccgatcaagaacattgatatcgttgagggtacctggtaatccgaaaaatgagtgccatatccaaagatcttgtgatgccACAGCTTCTAAGACGattgtcggctttcctgaaccacgtgtgtactgacctttccaagccgttgggcagtttttccactcccaatgcatacaatcgatgctgccTATCATACCCGGAAACCCGCGTGCCTCTCCAGCGTCAAGTAGTCTTTGAAGATCTTCTGGTGTAggtcttcttagatactcacctccaaacaataatattatcGCATCCGtgaaattttccaaacataAAAGTGCAGTACTTGCcgcaagtcggagatattcgtcattcGCATCTCCGGCTTTACCATATGCCAACATTCGTATCGCTGAAGTGCATTTTTGAAGTGCAGATAGGCCGCACCTTCCGTGACCATTTCTTCGTTGCTGAAAGTATGGAACTTCATTATTTAGGCGTtcgacaatgcgaaggaacaaaggtttgttcattcgaaaacgccGCCTAAACATTTCCGGTGGGTAGGTTGGATTTTCGCTAAAATAGTCGTGCCATAGTTGATTGTGTCCTTGTTCCCGATCTCTTTCGATATACCCTCGTCTCTTCGGGTCGTTGGCAATAACGGAGTCCATGAAATCATCAATTTGTTCGTCGACCATTTCTtcaaatacttcatatatttcatcATTTGAGGAGCTTGACATTGTTcccttatttaaaaaaaaaattaatacaattatcaattttattatatgcctagtataaaattaaaaaattaattaatccaaactaaaatttttaaaatttttaaataaactgtgtgtaaaatttaacaatttttaaaatgttaaaataaacataattaagtaagttttaaaaaataccaAACTCTAGTTACATAGCTTAGAATTCTTTAACATAGCTTATATTATAAGAAACATGGATTATTAAATACTATATTTGTACGTGttgatttttaaagaaattagaATTCTTTAACATAGCTTATTGGCAATGTTTgactacaaaaagaaaaatatctttTGAATTCAAACGTGACATT
This genomic interval from Brassica napus cultivar Da-Ae chromosome A6, Da-Ae, whole genome shotgun sequence contains the following:
- the LOC106348733 gene encoding probable membrane-associated kinase regulator 1, whose translation is MRRQPRPRPSPPRSHSSPSSSSSEFEFNVSISPRKASSSLCPADELFYKGQLLPLQLSPRLSLVRTLCSSTSSSDYTSSSSAARDSTESSSSTDSTASFPLLRPPPLDGCDSSRPSSVTDEEDSFFKPTKKNTSGGFSLSRFSAVFKKEHKTVSAAAPSSVKRMSSTAKEVIRKYMKKVKPLYDKLSQKQSTTTVASSKTEQSSLKHSGNIRGTSAVASSTAIPAAGSSSGGLSISFSGNLMKYTKRGRCAASCPSSMRSSPSHSGVLTRGGFPGQGGGGGSCSSSINNSMSSSMEELQSAIQGAIAHCKNSMMQKNMVSSLEI
- the LOC125610015 gene encoding uncharacterized protein LOC125610015 — translated: MAYYLTDGIYPNWATFIQSIKLPQGPKAELFAERQESTRKDVERAFGVLQSRFAIVKNPALLWDKEKIGKIMRTCVILHNMIVEDERHGYIQIDTSEFESGESSRSSKVKSRESVNVPMLTIRNQIRDPHLHERLKADLVENVWEKYGNHDE